The following coding sequences are from one Lolium rigidum isolate FL_2022 chromosome 6, APGP_CSIRO_Lrig_0.1, whole genome shotgun sequence window:
- the LOC124665233 gene encoding disease resistance protein RPM1-like has product MAEAVVGQLVVKLGAALVKEAATFGGSLLFKEASTLRVLFGKIRMAKAELESMQAYLQEAERFKDTDRTTTIFVREIRGLAFQIEDVVDEFTYKLEEVKHGGYAAKMKNRLKHIKTWRRMASKLQKVEDKLQDAKQRKKDYTVIAGIDRFTSAIRSMNQGQALHFTRDEDLVGVEENRDMLIRWLTGGGGGGGGDDSEQRSSKVTTVWGMPGVGKTTLVAHVYSTVKVDFDAAAWVTVSESYRIEDLLKKIATEFGITVNAANNEMRGLAESIHNYLQGKKYILVLDDVWTARCWSEIKNIFPTSNCTGRFVITSRKHEVSLLATRESAIHLEPLQAHHSWLLFCKGAFWNDDDKECPLELQNLALMFIAKCQGLPIALACIGRLLSCKPPTSAEWENVYMGLDLQLVTDVIPDAHMVLKVSLEDLPYGLKNCFLHCALFPEDYVLKRRTILRQWIAAGFIREKENRTLEEVAEGYLMELVNRSLLQVVRRNHAGRLKHCRMHDIIRLLALNKAKEECFGDVYNGSAAGTRRLSIHVKNFEQLSRSGATHLRALHVFERYINVDFLKPILTSSNLLSTLDLQGTNIKMLPNEVFDLFNLRYLGLRCTDIESLPEAVGRLQNLEVLDASDTKLTYLPNNVVKLQKLRYLYAHTATGALEALENFSGGVKVPNGIQHLAGLQALQCVKATPEFLHEVGALIELRTFDVCNVQSENSTDLGNAIAKMIHLVHLEIGTAAKSDVLQLEGLSLPPTLSWLGLVGQLDKTSMPQLFTSWSLLNSLTRLHLVFSNIDEESFSCLCVLHGLRSLELVKAFEGKRLDFYAGSFPQLRFLRIWCAAKLNQIGIEDSAMQNLVMLSVVYCSELKVLPDGIEHLRALEKLRLVDTSEELVEKLLQNRDSDECSEDLMKISHIRNVTVELTRTGLLERIR; this is encoded by the coding sequence ATGGCAGAGGCTGTTGTCGGGCAGCTGGTGGTCAAGCTCGGCGCGGCGCTAGTGAAAGAGGCGGCAACCTTTGGCGGGTCACTGCTGTTCAAGGAAGCATCCACCCTGAGGgtcctcttcggcaagatccgCATGGCCAAGGCAGAGTTGGAGAGCATGCAGGCATACCTGCAGGAGGCAGAGCGGTTCAAGGACACCGACAGGACCACAACCATCTTCGTCCGTGAGATCAGGGGCCTTGCCTTCCAGATTGAGGATGTCGTCGACGAGTTCACCTACAAGCTGGAGGAGGTCAAGCATGGAGGGTATGCCGCCAAAATGAAGAACAGGCTCAAGCACATTAAGACCTGGCGCCGCATGGCGTCCAAGCTCCAAAAAGTCGAAGACAAGCTGCAGGATGCCAAGCAGAGGAAGAAGGATTACACCGTCATTGCAGGAATCGACAGATTTACTTCTGCCATCAGATCAATGAATCAAGGTCAAGCTTTGCACTTCACCAGGGATGAGGACCTTGTGGGGGTCGAGGAGAACAGGGATATGCTGATACGATGgctgaccggtggcggtggcggcggtggtggtgatgattcAGAGCAGAGGAGCAGCAAAGTCACCACGGTGTGGGGGATGCCTGGTGTTGGTAAAACCACTCTGGTTGCTCATGTGTACAGTACCGTGAAAGTGGATTTTGACGCCGCAGCCTGGGTAACTGTGTCGGAGAGTTACCGCATCGAAGATCTGCTGAAGAAGATCGCCACCGAGTTCGGCATCACAGTCAATGCCGCAAACAATGAGATGAGAGGCCTAGCAGAGTCCATCCACAACTACCTTCAAGGTaaaaagtacatcttggtcctggATGATGTCTGGACTGCGCGCTGTTGGTCGGAGATAAAAAATATCTTTCCAACTTCTAATTGTACTGGGCGATTTGTTATCACATCAAGAAAGCATGAAGTGTCACTGTTGGCAACTAGGGAGTCTGCAATTCACTTGGAACCACTACAAGCACATCACTCCTGGTTGTTGTTCTGCAAAGGGGCTTTCTGGAATGATGATGATAAAGAGTGCCCATTGGAGTTGCAGAATTTGGCTTTGATGTTCATAGCAAAGTGTCAAGGCTTGCCCATCGCTCTTGCATGTATTGGCCGCCTACTCTCCTGCAAACCCCCAACTTCTGCCGAATGGGAGAATGTGTACATGGGTTTGGATTTGCAGTTGGTGACAGATGTGATCCCTGATGCTCATATGGTTCTAAAGGTCAGCTTGGAGGACCTTCCATACGGTTTGAAGAATTGTTTCTTACACTGCGCATTATTCCCAGAAGATTATGTACTAAAAAGGAGGACGATACTGAGGCAGTGGATTGCCGCGGGATTTATCAGGGAAAAGGAGAACAGAACACTGGAGGAAGTGGCAGAGGGATACTTAATGGAGCTTGTGAACCGAAGCTTATTACAGGTAGTTCGGAGGAATCATGCTGGACGACTGAAACACTGCCGGATGCATGATATCATACGCCTTCTTGCCCTCAACAAAGCAAAGGAGGAATGTTTTGGTGACGTGTATAATGGCTCTGCTGCTGGCACACGCCGCCTATCAATACATGTTAAAAACTTTGAACAACTGAGCCGATCTGGTGCAACACATCTCCGTGCGCTCCATGTTTTTGAGAGGTATATCAATGTTGATTTTCTGAAGCCTATCCTGACATCTTCGAACTTGTTGTCGACGTTGGATCTGCAAGGTACCAATATCAAAATGCTGCCCAATGAGGTATTCGATTTGTTTAATCTCCGTTATTTGGGCCTTAGATGTACCGATATCGAAAGCCTGCCTGAAGCAGTGGGGAGGTTACAAAACTTGGAAGTCTTGGATGCTTCCGATACTAAGCTGACGTATTTACCAAACAATGTCGTAAAACTCCAGAAGTTGAGATATCTGTACGCCCACACTGCTACTGGTGCATTGGAGGCATTAGAAAATTTCAGTGGTGGAGTTAAGGTGCCTAATGGCATCCAGCACTTGGCAGGACTACAGGCTCTTCAGTGCGTCAAAGCCACTCCAGAGTTTCTGCACGAAGTTGGAGCTCTAATAGAGCTAAGAACATTCGATGTATGCAACGTGCAGAGTGAAAACTCTACTGATCTGGGCAATGCTATCGCCAAAATGATccatcttgttcatcttgaaattGGCACTGCAGCTAAGAGTGATGTGCTGCAGCTGGAAGGGCTTTCTTTACCCCCAACCCTTTCTTGGCTTGGTTTAGTAGGGCAGCTAGACAAAACATCGATGCCTCAACTTTTCACTTCTTGGTCACTCCTTAATAGCCTTACTCGGTTACACCTGGTATTCTCCAATATTGATGAGGAAAGTTTTTCCTGTCTATGTGTGTTACATGGTTTACGCTCTCTTGAACTAGTTAAGGCTTTTGAAGGGAAGAGGTTAGATTTTTACGCAGGGTCATTTCCACAACTTCGGTTTCTACGCATATGGTGTGCGGCAAAGCTCAACCAAATTGGAATAGAGGACAGTGCGATGCAAAACCTTGTCATGCTATCGGTCGTATACTGTTCCGAGCTAAAGGTCCTTCCTGATGGTATTGAGCATCTTAGAGCACTTGAGAAATTACGTCTGGTAGACACGTCAGAAGAGCTGGTTGAGAAACTCCTGCAAAATAGAGATTCAGATGAATGCAGCGAAGATCTAATGAAGATTAGCCACATAAGGAATGTTACAGTTGAACTGACACGGACAGGACTTCTGGAAAGGATTAGGTGA